CACTACTACCAGTAAGTGGGCGCTCCCGCTTGTATCACCCCGAACATAATCATTTATTCCGTGCATCCCATAATCTTGGCTAGTACCGCAAGGCGGAAGTCAAAAGTCAAAAGTCAAAAGTCAAAATGAAGACAGTATAGGCTTTTGGAGTATTTAGAATGGTTGGTTTATTTACGCCGTTTTGTACTAATAGTTCGTCAAATTTATTTTGACGGGTAATGGAAAAAAACTTCTGTTCTCCCCTCCCCCACCTCCCCACCTCCCCCCACCTCCCCCACCTCCCCACCTCCCCCCACCTCCCCCACCTCCCCCACCTCCCCACCTCCCCCTACCTCCCCTCCCCCCCCCACCTCCCCTACCTCCCCTACCTCCCCCACCTCCCCCACCCCTGAAGATGGAATATCTCTGAAAAAACAAGATGAACAAAAGTAATATCTGTATAGTTACTATTCCTGGGTATACAATTACTGAACTTATTTATGCTAGTAAAAAAACTACAGTTTATCGTGGTCAACAGCAAACAACACAGATTTCAGTTATTATCAAGATTCTCAACGCAGAATATCCCCGGTTGCAGGATTTAATAGCATTTAAAAATCAATTTGCTATTAGTCAACAAATAGATCACCCAAATATTATTAAATGTTATGCCCTAGAAAAATATGGTAATAGTTATGCCATAATCTTAGAAGATTTTAGTGGTATATCGTTGAGTGAATATACCAATTTACAAAAATTAGATATTAACTCTTTTATATCTATTGCGATCGCAATTACTAAAGCATTAGAGTTTTTGTATGCCAAGAAAATTATTCATAAAGACATTAAGCCCAGAAATATTCTAATTAATCCCCAAACTCAGGAAATCAAGCTGATAGATTTTGGTATTTCCTCCCTATTACCTAAAGAAACTGCGGACATCAAAAGCCCGAATGTATTATCAGGGACACTTACCTATATGTCTCCAGAACAAACAGGAAGAATGAATAGAGGCATAGATTACCGCACTGATTTTTATTCTTTAGGAGTAACTTTTTATGAATTACTCACAGAACAATTACCTTTTTATAGTCAAAATCATTTGGAATTAGTATATTGCCATATTGCCAAAGAGCCTATTCATCCTAGAGAAATTAATCCACAAATCCCTCAGATTCTCGCAGATATCATTATTAAGTTAATGGCAAAAAACCCCGATAATAGATATCAAACGGCTAGAGGAATTAGATATGATCTAGAAATATGTCAAAAAATGTTATTAACTGAAGGAGAGATTAATAACTTTGAATTGGCAAAACGAGATATTAGTGATAGGTTTCTGATTCATGACAAACTATATGGTAGAGAACAGGAAATTATTGCTTTATTAAAGGCCTTTGAAAGCATCAGTGCTGGCAATAAAGAATTAATGTTAGTCGCAGGATTTTCTGGGATTGGTAAAACTGCTGTCGTTAATGAAGTTCATAAACCAATTGTTCGGCAAAAAGGTTATTTTATCTCTGGTAAATATGATCAATTTCAGCGAAATATTCCCTTTTCTGCATTAGTGCAAGCATTTCGCAGTCTCATGAGACAACTGCTAACTGAAAATACGGTACAGTTACAAGAGTGGAAGATTCAGATATTATCAGCTTTGGGAGAACAAGCACAGGTAATTATTGATGTCATTCCTGAACTAGAAAATATTATTGGTCAGCAATCACCAGTTCCTGAACTGACGGGAAATGCTTCAGAAAATCGCTTTAATTTATTATTTAGTAAGTTTATTCAGGTATTTGCTACAGGTGAACATCCATTAGTCATTTTCTTAGATGATTTACAATGGGCTGATATAGCTTCTTTAAAATTAATAAAATTATTAATGTGTGAAAAATACACAAGATATTTATTATTAATTGGAGCATATCGAGATAATGAAGTCAATCCGGGACATCCTTTAATCACAACTTTAGATGATATTCGTCAAGAAAATATCACAATTAATCAGATTATTTTGCAAGCTTTAGATAAATCTCATATTAGACTATTAGTTACAGATACTCTATCTTGTCCGAAATTACATAACCAAGACCTAACAGAACTACTTTTAAGAACCACTCAAGGTAATCCATTTTTTACCAATCAGTTACTTAAATCATTACATGAAGATGGATTAATTACTTTTAATTTTAGCCTTGGTTATTGGCAGTGTGATATAAATGCAGCCAAAGCTTTATATCATAATGATGATATTGTTAATTTTCTCAAAATCCAATTACAAAAATTACCTAAAAATACTCAAGATATTTTAAAAATAGCTGCTTGTATTGGCAACCAATTTGATTTATCTACCCTGGCTATAGTTTGTGAAAAATCCCAAATACAAATAGCGGCTGAATTATGGGATGCTTTGCAAGAAGAACTGATTATTCCCCAAAATGAAGCATATAAATTTTTTACGGGCGAAGAATCAGTATTTGATGTTTTTAACTTAAATTTCCCGGTTAATAACACTGAATCAATTTTCGCTAAATATAAATTTTTTCATGACCGAGTTCAGCAAGCAGCTTATGTCCTAATTTCTGATGTTGATAAATCAGCAATGCACTTAAAAATTGGTCAGTTACTATTAAAAAATACCAATGCTGCGGAACTGGAAGAGAAGATATTTGAGATAGTTAACCAGTTAAATATTGGGGTTGAATTAATTACTAATCAGTCAGAAAGACATGAATTAGCTAAATTAAATTTAATTGCTGGTTGTAAAGCAAAATCTTCTACCGCTTATGAATCTGCTATTAGATATTTAAAGGTAGGCTTGGAACTTTTAGCAATAAATAGTTGGGAAGATGAGTATGAATTAACTTTAAATCTTTACACAGAAATCGCAGAAGCAGAATATTTAAATATTGATTTTGAGCAAGCAGAAATATATATAGAATTAGTTAAACAAAATGCTACCAGTCTTATAGATCAAGTAAAAGTATATGAAGCACAAATACAAATCTATATGTCTCAATTGCAACTACAAAGAGCAATAGAGACAGGGTTGAATTTAGTCAACTTGCTGGGAGTAAATTTAGAAAAAACACCTCCACAAAACTTAAATGTTGATGATTTAATCAATTTACCAGAGATGATAGCTACTGATAAACTTGCGGTGATGCGGATTTTAACTAATCTGACTGCTGCTAGTTATTTTGTTGATCCAGAATTATTCCCAGTTATTATCTTTACCATGATCAATCTATCAGTAAAATATGGCAATTCTCCATTTTCTGCTCCTGGATATGTGAATTATGGGGTGATACTCTGCGGTTTTGTTGCTGATATTGAAACTGGATATCGTTATGGTGAATTGGCTTTAAATATATTAGATAAATTTGATGGTAGAACAGTTAAATGTCGAGTTATGCTAATGTGGGCTTGCAATGTCCTATTTTGGAAAAAACATCTCAAAACAGTAGTAAGTAGCTTACAAGAAGCCTTACAAAGCGGAATAGAAACTGGAGATTTAGAATATTCTGGTTACTGCTCGTCAATGTATAACATGAATATGATTTTCAGTGGTGAAAACTTATCCTATGTATTTGAGCAGTTAAAAAGTCATATACTTTTAATGTATAGCTTGAAGCAAGAAGGTACTGTTTTACTACATAAGCTATGGTATCAGCTAGTTTTTAATCTTGCAGAAATTAATGAAACCAAACAAACATTTGATGGTGAGTTATTTGATGAATCTCAAATATTACCAATTTTGATCGCATCTAAAGCATCAAATGTAATATTTTCATTATATTTAGCAAAAACTATATTTTATTACTTCTCTGGTTTTACCAGTATCGCTGTTGAGAATGGGATTCAAGGTGAAGCTTATTTAGAATGTGTAGTGGGACAAGTTACTACGAGCTATATATATAGCAGTATGCACTTGAGTGAGATACAGTCAGCCAATCGCAAACTCTGTAGGGGCGCAGGGTCTGCGCCCTCGAGTCAATATAATTTTTATTATTCTTTATCTCTTTTAGCTGAATATGATCAGCAGTCTGTGAGTGGACAAAAACAATATTTAGAAAAGGTTTTATCCAATCAAGAGAAAATGAAAAATTGGGCTGTTCATGCACCGATGAATTTTCAACATAAATATGAATTAATAGAAGCAGAAAAAGCGAGAGTGTTAGGAAATAATTGGCAAGCAATAGAGCTTTATGACCAAGCAATTGCTGGAGCTAAAGAACACAAATATCTTCATGAAGAAGCACTAGCTAATGAACTAGCAGCTAAATTTTACCTGAGCTTTAATAAAGATAAAATTGCTAAAACTTACTTAATAGATGCTTATTATTGTTATGCTAATTGGGGAGCTAGGGCTAAAATTGAGAGTTTAGAAACAACCTATCCTCATTTGCTTGAACCTATTATTAATCAAACCAAAACTAAATTAACAGCCGGCGAAGTAAGTACACTTATTAGTAAACCTAGTTTGACAGGTGTTTCTGCATTATTAGATTTAGAAACTGTGACTAAAGCATCCTTAGCCATTGCTTCGGAAATTCAGATAGATAAGTTATTATATACTCTCATGCAGGTAATATCAGAGAATGTTGCCGCCAATAAATCTGCATTAATTTTGCAAAAAGAGGGAAATTTAATATTAGTAGCTCAATGTATGAATGAACATGAATGTAAATTTTCTACTACACCAATTAACGATAGCCAAGATTTACCATTAAGTATTATTAATTATGTAGCAAATATGCAAGAATATTTATTAATTAGTGATGCTACAAATGATCAGGATTTTGCCAATGATTCATACATTATTCAGCATCAATCTAAATCCATATTATGCAATCCTATTTTGAATAAAGGGCAATTAATTGGTATTCTTTATTTAGAAAATAATCTAACTGTGGGTGCTTTCACTATTGACAGATTAAGAATATTAAACCTCCTATCTTCTCAAGCTGCTATTTCCCTAGAAAATGCCCAACTCTATAGTAATTTAGAAGAAAAAGTCACCCAAAGAACTCAGGAATTAAATGAAAATAATCTGCATTTAGAACAAACACTACATGAGTTAAAAGCCACACAATCCCAACTAATCCAAACGGAGAAAATGTCCAGTTTAGGACGAATGGTAGCGGGTATTGCCCATGAAATTAATAATCCTATAAATTTCATCTATGCGAACATTGAACACGCTAGTAATTATACTGAATCTATTATCAATTTACTGAATATATATCAACAAGAATATCCTAGTCACTCAGCTACTATTGAAAAATATAAACAAGACAATGATTTTGATTTTGTTATTCAAGATTTACCTAGAATTCTTGATTCAATGACGGTAGGTTCAGAACGGATTCGGAAGATTATTTTAAGTTTACGTAATTTTTCCCGTCTTGACGAGTCCGAAATGAAACCTGTAGATATCCATGAGGGAATTGATAGTACATTAATGATTTTAGAAACTCGATTCCAAGAAAAGTTAGGCTATTCTAGCAATGTAGTCATTAAAAATTATAGTAATCTTCCCTTAGTCCAATGTTATGCTTCTCAACTAAATCAGGTATTTATGAATATCATTAGTAATGCCATTGATGTTCTCAAACAGCGTGAAAAAAGTTTATCTACCGCAGAACTCAAGAATAATCCTAACCAGATCATTATTCGCACTCAAATCATTAATAATAATTGGGTACAAATTGCCATTAAAGATAATGGTATGGGGATAAATCCCGAAATTAAACAACGCATATTTGATCCTTTTTTCACCACCAAACCTGTAGGAGAAGGTACAGGTTTAGGACTATCAATCAGTTATCAAATTATCGTAGATAAACACAGTGGTAAATTAGATTGTATCTCTGCACCCGGAAAAGGAACAGAATTTATCATTGAAATTCCCATAAAACTCCACCAACCATAAAACGCCTACTCTCCGCGCCTCTGCGCCTCTGCGTGCAAAAAAATATTCAACTCTGCATAACAGCATCCAATAATAACCCAGCCCCAAACCGAACAGGATCTGTACAAGGTAACTTAGTTTCTGCTATAATTTGAGCGATCGCATTTTTTGCCTCTACTTCCCCCAAATTCCGAGTATTCAAAGCAATTCCCACCACAGGAACAGGACGAAAAGCCCCCGCACCACTAGCAACAATTTCATACATCCGAATCACCTCAGATAACGATGGAATTGGTATATGAGGATTATTCCGGTTATGGGTTTGTCCTGCTTGATGCACCAATATTAAATGTGTAGGTT
The DNA window shown above is from Anabaena sp. WA102 and carries:
- a CDS encoding trifunctional serine/threonine-protein kinase/ATP-binding protein/sensor histidine kinase, translated to MNKSNICIVTIPGYTITELIYASKKTTVYRGQQQTTQISVIIKILNAEYPRLQDLIAFKNQFAISQQIDHPNIIKCYALEKYGNSYAIILEDFSGISLSEYTNLQKLDINSFISIAIAITKALEFLYAKKIIHKDIKPRNILINPQTQEIKLIDFGISSLLPKETADIKSPNVLSGTLTYMSPEQTGRMNRGIDYRTDFYSLGVTFYELLTEQLPFYSQNHLELVYCHIAKEPIHPREINPQIPQILADIIIKLMAKNPDNRYQTARGIRYDLEICQKMLLTEGEINNFELAKRDISDRFLIHDKLYGREQEIIALLKAFESISAGNKELMLVAGFSGIGKTAVVNEVHKPIVRQKGYFISGKYDQFQRNIPFSALVQAFRSLMRQLLTENTVQLQEWKIQILSALGEQAQVIIDVIPELENIIGQQSPVPELTGNASENRFNLLFSKFIQVFATGEHPLVIFLDDLQWADIASLKLIKLLMCEKYTRYLLLIGAYRDNEVNPGHPLITTLDDIRQENITINQIILQALDKSHIRLLVTDTLSCPKLHNQDLTELLLRTTQGNPFFTNQLLKSLHEDGLITFNFSLGYWQCDINAAKALYHNDDIVNFLKIQLQKLPKNTQDILKIAACIGNQFDLSTLAIVCEKSQIQIAAELWDALQEELIIPQNEAYKFFTGEESVFDVFNLNFPVNNTESIFAKYKFFHDRVQQAAYVLISDVDKSAMHLKIGQLLLKNTNAAELEEKIFEIVNQLNIGVELITNQSERHELAKLNLIAGCKAKSSTAYESAIRYLKVGLELLAINSWEDEYELTLNLYTEIAEAEYLNIDFEQAEIYIELVKQNATSLIDQVKVYEAQIQIYMSQLQLQRAIETGLNLVNLLGVNLEKTPPQNLNVDDLINLPEMIATDKLAVMRILTNLTAASYFVDPELFPVIIFTMINLSVKYGNSPFSAPGYVNYGVILCGFVADIETGYRYGELALNILDKFDGRTVKCRVMLMWACNVLFWKKHLKTVVSSLQEALQSGIETGDLEYSGYCSSMYNMNMIFSGENLSYVFEQLKSHILLMYSLKQEGTVLLHKLWYQLVFNLAEINETKQTFDGELFDESQILPILIASKASNVIFSLYLAKTIFYYFSGFTSIAVENGIQGEAYLECVVGQVTTSYIYSSMHLSEIQSANRKLCRGAGSAPSSQYNFYYSLSLLAEYDQQSVSGQKQYLEKVLSNQEKMKNWAVHAPMNFQHKYELIEAEKARVLGNNWQAIELYDQAIAGAKEHKYLHEEALANELAAKFYLSFNKDKIAKTYLIDAYYCYANWGARAKIESLETTYPHLLEPIINQTKTKLTAGEVSTLISKPSLTGVSALLDLETVTKASLAIASEIQIDKLLYTLMQVISENVAANKSALILQKEGNLILVAQCMNEHECKFSTTPINDSQDLPLSIINYVANMQEYLLISDATNDQDFANDSYIIQHQSKSILCNPILNKGQLIGILYLENNLTVGAFTIDRLRILNLLSSQAAISLENAQLYSNLEEKVTQRTQELNENNLHLEQTLHELKATQSQLIQTEKMSSLGRMVAGIAHEINNPINFIYANIEHASNYTESIINLLNIYQQEYPSHSATIEKYKQDNDFDFVIQDLPRILDSMTVGSERIRKIILSLRNFSRLDESEMKPVDIHEGIDSTLMILETRFQEKLGYSSNVVIKNYSNLPLVQCYASQLNQVFMNIISNAIDVLKQREKSLSTAELKNNPNQIIIRTQIINNNWVQIAIKDNGMGINPEIKQRIFDPFFTTKPVGEGTGLGLSISYQIIVDKHSGKLDCISAPGKGTEFIIEIPIKLHQP